From one Treponema denticola genomic stretch:
- a CDS encoding HigA family addiction module antitoxin translates to MSNYIETPTMGEILSEEFFIPLSLSAYKVAREINVPTSRIQDILHNRRRITIDTSLRLAKFFGVSDGYFMSLQNDIDIRNAKLELAPQLEEIKTYVYA, encoded by the coding sequence ATGTCTAATTATATTGAAACACCTACAATGGGAGAAATCCTTAGTGAAGAATTTTTCATTCCTCTTAGTCTTTCAGCCTATAAAGTTGCAAGAGAAATAAATGTTCCAACTTCCCGTATTCAGGATATTCTCCATAACCGCAGGAGAATTACCATAGATACATCTTTGCGTCTTGCAAAATTTTTCGGAGTGTCCGATGGATATTTTATGTCATTACAGAATGACATAGATATTCGGAATGCTAAATTGGAACTTGCTCCCCAGCTTGAAGAAATAAAGACTTATGTGTATGCATAA
- a CDS encoding type II toxin-antitoxin system RelE/ParE family toxin → MIKSFADKDTELIYDQKFSKRLPTTIQKAALRKLMMLDNAKCLEDLRVPPSNHLELLVGNRKGQHSIRINNQWRVCFTEKNGHYYDVEIVDYH, encoded by the coding sequence ATGATAAAGAGTTTTGCGGATAAAGATACTGAACTTATCTATGATCAGAAGTTTTCTAAACGGCTTCCTACTACAATACAGAAAGCCGCCTTGCGTAAACTGATGATGCTGGATAACGCAAAGTGTCTGGAAGATTTACGAGTGCCGCCTAGCAATCACCTGGAACTTCTTGTTGGAAACAGAAAAGGTCAGCATTCAATCCGTATAAATAATCAGTGGCGTGTCTGTTTTACTGAAAAAAATGGGCATTATTATGATGTAGAAATTGTGGATTACCACTAG
- the tgt gene encoding tRNA guanosine(34) transglycosylase Tgt yields MKEKKEIFTLLHQDAASPARTGVLELPHGKVLTPAFMPVGTAATVKAMTKDDLDEIGFEIILANTYHLFLRPGIEVIKAAGGLHGFSGWKKNFLTDSGGFQVFSLSQLRKITQEGVKFQSHIDGSRQFLSPEIAVELQTGFNSDIQMQLDICSSFGISKTQTLADLKITMNWLDRAFAAWHNTPDEYDGALFPIVQGGFFEDLRLQSLEAILKHEPRGIAIGGLSIGEPKDLYQEYLSFTAKHIPKNKPLYVMGIGTPDYILEAVKNGVDIFDCVLPSRNARNGNLFTHEGAISIKRKEYEFDFNPIDSQCKCKVCRQYTRAYLRHLFRTKEILYSMLATYHNLAFLYSMVQDIREAIQNDSFNDYYKNFLKKYENRLE; encoded by the coding sequence ATGAAAGAAAAAAAAGAAATTTTTACGCTTTTACATCAAGATGCGGCTTCTCCTGCAAGGACGGGAGTTTTGGAGCTGCCTCATGGAAAGGTGCTTACGCCGGCCTTTATGCCTGTGGGAACGGCGGCTACCGTAAAGGCGATGACAAAGGATGACTTAGACGAAATAGGTTTTGAAATTATTTTGGCCAATACATACCATCTTTTTTTACGGCCGGGAATTGAAGTTATAAAAGCGGCAGGAGGCTTACACGGCTTTTCAGGCTGGAAAAAAAACTTTTTAACCGATTCAGGGGGCTTTCAAGTTTTTTCGCTTTCACAATTAAGAAAAATTACCCAAGAAGGTGTAAAATTTCAAAGCCACATAGACGGAAGCCGTCAATTTTTAAGCCCTGAAATTGCGGTAGAATTGCAGACGGGATTTAACAGCGACATTCAAATGCAGCTGGACATCTGCTCTTCTTTTGGGATAAGCAAAACCCAAACCCTTGCCGACCTTAAAATAACTATGAACTGGCTCGACAGGGCCTTTGCAGCTTGGCACAATACCCCCGATGAATATGATGGGGCACTCTTTCCTATTGTGCAAGGCGGGTTCTTTGAAGACCTAAGACTTCAAAGCCTTGAAGCTATCTTAAAGCATGAACCTAGGGGAATTGCCATAGGCGGCCTTTCCATAGGAGAACCTAAAGACCTCTACCAAGAATATTTGAGCTTTACCGCAAAGCACATCCCAAAAAATAAGCCCCTCTATGTAATGGGAATAGGAACCCCCGACTACATCCTCGAAGCCGTAAAAAACGGAGTCGATATTTTTGATTGCGTACTGCCTTCCCGCAATGCCCGGAATGGAAATCTTTTTACCCATGAAGGAGCCATTTCAATTAAGCGGAAAGAATACGAGTTCGACTTTAACCCGATCGATTCTCAATGCAAGTGTAAGGTTTGCCGACAATATACAAGGGCCTATTTGCGGCATTTATTTAGAACAAAAGAAATTTTATACTCAATGCTTGCAACTTATCATAACTTGGCTTTTTTATATAGTATGGTACAAGACATAAGAGAGGCCATTCAAAACGATTCTTTTAACGATTATTATAAAAACTTTTTAAAGAAATATGAAAACCGTTTAGAATAA
- a CDS encoding HEAT repeat domain-containing protein codes for MKTLKKELNFFLKPGVLSLLFILSFAVQLGAQETAQPPSENQAAQADEKKKKEVSEFEEKRDTILYGIGDDILELIKRLKADEDDRFDADLQKVFAETKIPAIREALFAYFAEKKNDCLKADALMLLENKDDAPQETVRSAISYIRELEIYESIDFLRQILKDEQDEYRDLCISAIGKIGKPEDAVFLTELFDSESSDDEKKSLIIKQNIMFALEELHTPEISDFLIRVAEDSDENSIIRGSAASALGKIGNENAVPVLSELFEDKDPVLRTAAIKGIAGFKDEKAKSILTQAFKDSYYKVRLQAVQSAKEEKAEDAVPFILYRAKKDPENVVKLAAIEALSHFNNAEANEWLIDSFNEERTGLSIRLKIAESLLKNNFDVIFDDVKKAALKAISDKKQNKFSAELGKVISKVENRGTAPIAEAYLNHKDAIFKSIGLDMFKRNRYPELVSLVSLIAEDEKNGALSRRAKGLLQSGNTNSSQNNQTGTK; via the coding sequence ATGAAAACCCTAAAAAAAGAATTAAACTTTTTTTTAAAACCCGGCGTGCTAAGCCTCTTATTTATTTTAAGCTTCGCAGTTCAACTTGGAGCTCAAGAAACTGCCCAGCCTCCTTCAGAAAATCAGGCCGCTCAAGCTGATGAAAAAAAGAAAAAAGAAGTTTCGGAATTTGAAGAAAAAAGAGATACGATTCTTTACGGCATCGGCGACGATATCTTGGAGCTTATAAAAAGACTAAAAGCCGATGAAGATGACCGCTTTGATGCCGATTTGCAGAAAGTATTTGCCGAGACCAAGATTCCTGCAATCAGAGAAGCCTTATTTGCTTACTTTGCCGAAAAAAAGAACGATTGCTTAAAGGCCGATGCCCTCATGCTCTTGGAAAATAAAGATGACGCCCCCCAAGAAACCGTCCGCTCGGCGATTTCCTACATACGGGAACTTGAGATATATGAAAGCATAGATTTTTTAAGGCAAATCTTAAAAGATGAACAAGACGAATACAGGGACCTTTGTATTTCTGCAATAGGAAAGATAGGAAAACCGGAGGATGCCGTTTTTCTTACAGAGCTTTTTGATTCTGAAAGTTCCGATGACGAAAAAAAATCACTGATAATAAAACAAAACATAATGTTTGCCTTGGAAGAGCTGCACACTCCCGAAATCAGTGATTTTTTAATTAGAGTCGCTGAAGATTCCGATGAAAATTCCATCATAAGAGGCAGTGCTGCTTCAGCTCTTGGAAAAATAGGCAACGAAAATGCTGTTCCGGTTTTATCGGAACTTTTTGAAGATAAGGATCCGGTTTTAAGAACAGCTGCGATAAAGGGCATTGCAGGCTTTAAGGACGAAAAAGCCAAAAGCATCTTGACCCAAGCCTTTAAGGATTCCTATTATAAAGTAAGACTGCAAGCCGTTCAGTCCGCAAAAGAAGAAAAAGCAGAAGATGCTGTTCCGTTTATTTTATACCGTGCAAAAAAAGATCCTGAAAATGTTGTAAAACTGGCCGCCATAGAAGCCCTTTCTCATTTCAATAATGCGGAAGCAAACGAATGGCTCATAGATTCTTTTAATGAAGAAAGGACAGGCTTATCCATCCGCTTAAAAATCGCCGAAAGCCTTTTAAAGAATAATTTTGATGTAATTTTCGATGATGTAAAGAAGGCTGCATTAAAAGCTATTTCGGACAAGAAGCAAAATAAATTTTCCGCAGAGCTCGGCAAGGTTATTTCAAAAGTTGAAAACAGAGGAACAGCACCGATAGCCGAGGCCTATCTAAACCATAAAGATGCCATTTTCAAAAGTATAGGATTGGATATGTTCAAACGGAATAGATATCCCGAACTGGTGTCCCTTGTTTCCTTAATTGCCGAAGACGAAAAAAACGGAGCTTTAAGCCGAAGGGCTAAAGGCCTCTTACAATCCGGTAATACAAACAGCTCTCAAAACAATCAGACAGGCACTAAATAA
- the recO gene encoding DNA repair protein RecO — translation MANRSWSSEALVLSLKTFGEGHRNALLLLPDTEHSCKLVDAAVFGGPKSKLRSMVIPYHTGEVWIYSNPIKNSNKISDFKVSDYRIGLSDNLTRIWCAAFAAELAVKLKGNIDWQIINSFLTGIAVSSESECRKALLRFLWRVISLSGLAPDMENCCRCGIRVSSNIPETDCLNKNISDFFYAEKNFFFVPHEDSCVCSSCLDKHEPAFPLSGESLLYLFAVQNLIPKISRELNLSDQAYAELKDFLFYLIRLAAGSNFKTLESCNFLL, via the coding sequence ATGGCAAACCGCTCTTGGTCTTCCGAAGCTCTTGTTCTTTCATTGAAGACATTCGGGGAAGGGCACAGAAACGCCCTTCTCCTCTTACCCGATACGGAACACTCCTGCAAGCTGGTAGATGCAGCCGTCTTCGGCGGGCCTAAAAGCAAACTGCGAAGCATGGTAATTCCTTATCACACAGGAGAGGTTTGGATTTATTCCAACCCCATAAAAAATTCAAACAAGATAAGCGACTTTAAGGTAAGCGACTACCGCATAGGCCTCAGCGATAACCTGACCCGTATTTGGTGTGCCGCCTTTGCAGCCGAATTAGCCGTAAAGCTTAAGGGAAACATCGATTGGCAAATCATAAATTCCTTTTTAACGGGAATTGCCGTTTCTTCCGAAAGCGAATGTAGAAAAGCCCTGCTCCGTTTTTTGTGGCGTGTAATCTCTTTATCGGGTCTTGCCCCGGATATGGAAAATTGCTGCCGCTGCGGAATAAGGGTTTCAAGTAACATACCGGAAACGGATTGCCTTAATAAAAACATTTCAGATTTTTTTTACGCTGAAAAAAACTTTTTTTTCGTTCCGCATGAGGATTCTTGCGTTTGCAGTTCCTGCCTTGATAAACACGAACCGGCCTTTCCCCTTTCAGGCGAAAGCCTTTTATACCTCTTTGCAGTTCAAAATCTTATTCCAAAAATTTCAAGAGAATTAAACCTCTCGGATCAAGCCTACGCCGAACTAAAAGATTTTTTATTCTATCTTATAAGACTCGCCGCAGGTTCAAATTTTAAAACCCTTGAATCCTGTAATTTTCTGTTGTAA
- a CDS encoding ATP-binding protein, which translates to MKENRFTEFKEGLSSGFLKTVSAFANFGTGKILFGIKDDGSIKGIQNPDKMCLDIENKINDSIQPKPDFSFSINRSTGVITLEVKDGAFKPYLYKGKAYRRSDTATVEVDQIELKRLILMGDNMSFEDLPSPAQDLTFESFFRIIQQKLKLESLSTDVLKTLGFYTKKGEFNHAAALFADKNNFSGIDMVRFGASISEILDRDILTNKSILEEYNQAIFFFEKYYQYEKIEGMERNLIERIPIEAFRETLANAIVHRVWDIPAHIRIAMYPDRIEIYSPGGLPSGISKEEYLKGYISRLRNPIIANVFFRLHLIEMFGTGIKRIMTCYEEYEVKPIFDISENNICVTLPVVDRKKEVNSDEMTILEILSKGIRLSSSELVLKSGFGKNKVVRLIGSLLEKNYVQKEGSGRGIKYYL; encoded by the coding sequence ATGAAAGAAAATAGATTTACGGAATTTAAAGAAGGCCTTAGTTCAGGCTTTTTAAAAACGGTTTCGGCCTTTGCCAACTTCGGTACCGGAAAAATATTATTTGGGATTAAAGATGACGGTTCTATAAAGGGAATTCAAAACCCTGATAAGATGTGTTTGGATATTGAAAATAAAATAAATGACAGTATTCAGCCAAAGCCTGACTTTTCTTTTTCCATTAACCGCAGTACCGGCGTAATCACATTAGAAGTAAAAGACGGAGCATTTAAACCCTATTTATATAAGGGGAAAGCATACAGGCGAAGCGATACGGCAACAGTCGAAGTAGATCAAATTGAATTAAAACGGCTGATTTTAATGGGAGACAACATGTCCTTTGAAGATCTGCCCTCCCCTGCACAAGATTTGACCTTTGAGTCCTTTTTTCGGATTATTCAACAAAAATTAAAACTGGAAAGCTTAAGTACCGATGTCCTAAAGACTCTCGGCTTTTATACAAAAAAAGGAGAGTTTAATCATGCTGCTGCATTATTTGCAGATAAAAACAACTTCTCCGGTATTGATATGGTTCGGTTCGGAGCCTCAATCAGCGAAATTTTAGATAGGGATATTTTGACAAATAAATCAATCTTAGAAGAATATAATCAGGCAATTTTCTTTTTTGAAAAATATTATCAATATGAAAAAATTGAAGGAATGGAGCGGAATCTAATTGAACGCATACCGATAGAAGCTTTCCGAGAAACTCTTGCTAATGCAATCGTTCATAGGGTTTGGGATATTCCGGCACATATTCGTATTGCTATGTACCCCGATAGAATAGAAATTTATTCCCCCGGCGGATTACCCTCAGGTATCAGCAAGGAAGAATATTTGAAGGGCTATATCTCCAGATTGCGGAATCCGATTATCGCCAATGTTTTTTTTAGATTACACCTAATAGAAATGTTTGGAACAGGTATTAAGCGTATCATGACCTGCTATGAAGAATATGAAGTAAAGCCGATTTTTGATATTTCAGAAAACAATATTTGTGTAACTCTTCCCGTTGTCGACAGAAAAAAAGAAGTAAATTCGGATGAAATGACTATTCTGGAAATTTTGTCAAAAGGAATACGATTATCCAGCAGTGAGCTGGTTTTAAAAAGCGGCTTTGGAAAAAATAAGGTTGTAAGACTTATCGGTTCTTTACTTGAAAAAAACTATGTTCAAAAAGAAGGAAGCGGCAGAGGCATAAAATATTATTTATAA
- a CDS encoding RecQ family ATP-dependent DNA helicase, translating to MKNQNLQETDELYRWDDTPDDLYCPFVCETDNPEYSLEKTEDAVAVCAKNVFGIPSLYPWQRLAIANILDAVHAVEARIEAEQTKLKNKDEEDSGKDAKTKLLQKITSNTEEEKITSLYDEDGIMRGRQIILLPTGAGKSLCFQVPALLLDGPTVIIYPLLALMSDQFRRMAEGGLEPVIFKGGQTKEEREAQLARMEGSDGKPPAKLIIANPEVLSGGTLIDRIAACNVVHLAIDEAHCVTEWGDSFRPAYLELTNIIKKLHPYAVSAFTATASPPVLQRIAEILFEGRAHLVRGESDRTNIIYFVKHCRVKNPALLEEVKKRKRPMVIFCSSRKGTEQTASFLRLRLNDENIRFYHAGLEREEKAETEKWFHEHKSGILICTCAWGMGVDKKDVKTVIHMDPSPTAEAYIQEAGRGGRDGSIAEAVLLWSPADRKRIELLPEKQRLRAGVLKDFAESGKCRRAVLLKALGETRAEASNPDEEVIACSGCDICNKTAVQYPEDEKLFIKLIKANKRIFTQNEAIDFFSSKKTFWEAGDVKRLSAELLEEGLIKKLKTPLWKDKLSV from the coding sequence ATGAAAAATCAAAATTTACAAGAAACCGATGAGCTTTACCGATGGGATGATACGCCGGACGATCTTTACTGTCCCTTTGTCTGCGAGACCGACAACCCCGAATACAGTTTGGAAAAAACCGAAGATGCCGTTGCTGTTTGTGCAAAAAACGTTTTCGGTATTCCGTCGCTCTATCCGTGGCAGAGGCTTGCAATAGCCAATATCTTAGATGCGGTTCATGCAGTGGAAGCCCGCATTGAAGCCGAACAAACCAAACTTAAAAATAAAGATGAGGAAGATTCGGGCAAAGATGCAAAAACAAAATTGCTTCAAAAAATTACCTCAAACACCGAAGAAGAAAAAATAACTTCACTTTATGATGAGGACGGAATTATGCGTGGCAGGCAAATTATTCTCCTTCCCACAGGAGCCGGAAAATCTTTGTGCTTTCAAGTTCCAGCCCTTCTGCTGGACGGACCTACAGTAATCATCTATCCACTTCTAGCCCTTATGAGCGATCAGTTTAGGCGAATGGCGGAGGGCGGGCTCGAGCCTGTCATCTTTAAGGGAGGGCAAACTAAAGAAGAAAGAGAAGCCCAGCTTGCACGCATGGAAGGGAGCGACGGCAAGCCTCCTGCAAAGCTCATAATTGCAAACCCCGAAGTTCTTTCAGGCGGAACTCTTATAGATAGGATTGCTGCATGCAATGTGGTTCACTTGGCGATAGACGAGGCACACTGTGTTACCGAATGGGGAGACAGTTTTAGGCCGGCCTATCTTGAACTTACAAACATAATCAAAAAGCTTCATCCCTACGCCGTTTCAGCTTTTACGGCAACAGCGAGTCCTCCGGTTTTACAGCGTATAGCCGAAATTCTTTTTGAGGGCAGGGCTCATTTGGTTCGAGGCGAATCGGATAGAACAAATATAATTTATTTTGTAAAGCATTGCAGGGTAAAAAATCCTGCCCTTCTGGAAGAGGTTAAAAAAAGAAAAAGACCTATGGTTATTTTTTGTTCCAGCCGAAAGGGAACGGAACAGACAGCTTCATTTTTGCGGCTCCGCTTAAATGACGAAAATATAAGATTTTATCATGCAGGCCTCGAAAGAGAAGAAAAAGCTGAAACAGAAAAATGGTTCCATGAACATAAAAGCGGTATACTGATATGTACTTGTGCTTGGGGGATGGGTGTCGATAAGAAGGATGTTAAAACTGTAATTCACATGGATCCTTCTCCTACTGCCGAAGCCTATATTCAAGAGGCCGGAAGGGGCGGGCGTGACGGAAGCATTGCCGAGGCAGTTCTGCTATGGTCGCCTGCCGATAGAAAACGGATAGAGCTTTTGCCCGAAAAACAGCGTCTTAGGGCCGGTGTTCTTAAAGACTTTGCCGAAAGCGGAAAGTGCCGCAGGGCGGTTCTATTAAAGGCCCTCGGTGAAACAAGGGCAGAAGCTTCCAATCCTGATGAAGAAGTAATAGCCTGTTCGGGCTGCGATATTTGTAATAAAACGGCGGTTCAATATCCCGAGGATGAAAAGCTTTTTATAAAGCTTATAAAAGCAAATAAAAGAATTTTTACTCAAAATGAAGCAATCGATTTTTTTTCTTCAAAGAAAACATTTTGGGAAGCAGGGGACGTAAAGCGTTTAAGTGCAGAGCTTCTCGAAGAGGGGCTTATCAAAAAACTGAAAACCCCTCTTTGGAAGGATAAGCTTAGTGTTTAG
- the rbr gene encoding rubrerythrin — translation MQSLKGTKTEQNILSAFIGESQARNKYTFWASTAEKEGFVQIARIFIETAEQEREHAKRLFNFLEGGEVTVSATAPAGVVGTTLENLRQAAAGENHEWQHMYPEFAKTAREEGFPLIAAVMESIAVAEKYHAERYEAFIKRLEENSMWVQESPTTWKCLNCGFIVVSKNAPEKCPACAHPKAYFARLEESF, via the coding sequence ATGCAATCATTAAAAGGAACAAAGACCGAACAGAATATTCTTTCGGCTTTTATCGGTGAGTCTCAGGCTCGTAATAAGTACACATTTTGGGCAAGCACAGCCGAAAAAGAGGGCTTTGTGCAAATCGCAAGGATTTTTATTGAAACAGCAGAGCAGGAAAGGGAACATGCAAAACGCCTCTTTAACTTTTTAGAGGGCGGAGAGGTTACCGTTTCGGCTACGGCCCCTGCAGGCGTGGTAGGCACAACTTTAGAAAATCTAAGGCAAGCTGCCGCCGGTGAAAATCATGAATGGCAGCACATGTATCCGGAGTTTGCTAAAACTGCAAGGGAAGAAGGCTTTCCTTTAATCGCTGCCGTTATGGAGAGCATAGCTGTTGCCGAAAAATACCATGCAGAAAGGTATGAGGCCTTTATCAAAAGGCTCGAAGAGAATTCTATGTGGGTACAAGAAAGTCCGACAACATGGAAATGCTTAAACTGCGGCTTTATCGTGGTCAGCAAAAACGCTCCCGAAAAATGTCCTGCCTGTGCTCATCCTAAAGCTTACTTTGCCCGTTTAGAAGAAAGTTTTTAA
- a CDS encoding tetratricopeptide repeat protein, translated as MKSKNKFFITIIFLLILIYGCKTTNSDTTDTGKKQNYSQAEYFNIAGNTAKEKKDGTRAIYYYTKAIETDTAYIEAYLNRGEMYYYVNEHEKALADFDKVIELNPKEDRAYYWKGLLLNDDGNYNKAIENLNTAINLNDKAYEYYEARSRAYEQINEYEKAFEDINTAIKLNPKSAKLYNLRGRLHEHFERTDDAINDFKIAIKLDPDDIWPYNGLLFIYLEMDKNNEAFEIVNKMIKMKPSWIGILYGIRGTLFSMRGQYKEAIEECNTGIRMYPHNASLYNIRGKIYFDLKEYKKAIEDFDMAIKFALENQNTEKQDAIEYKQKAYEALSEMEGKK; from the coding sequence ATGAAATCTAAAAATAAATTTTTTATCACAATCATATTTTTATTAATCTTAATCTACGGCTGCAAAACAACAAATAGCGATACAACCGATACAGGAAAAAAACAAAATTACAGCCAAGCCGAATATTTTAACATTGCAGGAAACACTGCAAAAGAGAAAAAAGACGGAACAAGGGCTATATACTATTATACAAAAGCCATTGAAACAGACACGGCTTATATTGAAGCCTATCTAAATCGCGGAGAAATGTATTATTACGTAAATGAACACGAAAAGGCTCTAGCTGACTTTGATAAGGTAATTGAGCTTAATCCGAAAGAAGATAGAGCTTATTACTGGAAAGGTTTGTTGCTGAATGATGACGGCAACTATAATAAAGCTATTGAAAACTTAAATACTGCGATAAACTTAAACGATAAAGCGTATGAATATTACGAAGCAAGAAGCCGTGCTTATGAACAAATCAATGAATATGAAAAAGCTTTTGAGGATATAAATACTGCAATTAAATTAAATCCGAAATCTGCAAAACTATACAATTTAAGAGGGAGATTGCACGAACATTTTGAAAGAACTGATGATGCAATAAACGACTTTAAAATAGCTATTAAATTGGATCCTGATGATATATGGCCGTATAATGGACTACTTTTTATATATCTGGAAATGGATAAAAATAATGAGGCATTTGAAATTGTCAATAAGATGATAAAAATGAAGCCTTCATGGATAGGTATACTATATGGAATACGCGGAACATTATTTTCAATGAGAGGGCAATATAAAGAAGCCATAGAAGAATGTAATACCGGTATAAGGATGTATCCTCATAATGCTTCTCTATACAATATTCGAGGAAAAATTTATTTTGATCTCAAAGAATATAAAAAGGCAATAGAAGACTTTGATATGGCTATTAAATTTGCTTTAGAAAACCAAAATACAGAAAAACAAGATGCCATCGAATACAAACAAAAAGCCTACGAAGCCTTGTCCGAAATGGAAGGAAAGAAATAA
- a CDS encoding tetratricopeptide repeat protein: MQSKNRLFITILFLFILILLYGCKTTDTSKKQNYSQAEYFNMAGSTAKEKKDIPRAVTYYTKAIEADPDYIEAYLNRGEMYYYVNEHEKALADFDKVIELNPKEDKAYYWKGLVYEYLKQYESSLVYLNKAIQLNDKNYKYYELRSLVYKQLREYDKAYNDVNIAIKLNQNNGILYSLRGLLNEYLNKYNDAIIDYKKSIELMPEFIAPYKSLLSIYLQTQNYEAGLEVADKAINIEQSWILYSTRGYLFLMLQSYNEAISDSNRAIKLNSGFADSYLTRGKAYLALKEYKKAIEDFDMAIKLDPDNIDKIKEDAIEYKKQAYEALAEMEGK; encoded by the coding sequence ATGCAATCTAAAAATAGACTTTTTATCACAATTCTATTTTTATTTATCCTAATCTTACTATATGGCTGTAAAACAACCGATACAAGTAAAAAACAAAACTACAGTCAAGCCGAGTATTTTAACATGGCAGGGAGCACTGCAAAAGAAAAAAAAGATATACCAAGAGCAGTAACCTATTACACAAAGGCTATTGAAGCAGATCCTGATTATATTGAAGCCTATCTAAATCGAGGAGAAATGTATTATTATGTAAATGAACACGAAAAGGCTCTAGCTGATTTTGATAAGGTAATTGAGCTTAATCCGAAAGAAGATAAAGCTTACTACTGGAAAGGATTAGTATATGAATATTTAAAACAATACGAGAGTTCACTTGTGTATTTAAATAAAGCGATACAACTCAACGATAAAAATTACAAATATTATGAACTTAGAAGCTTGGTTTATAAACAACTCCGTGAATATGATAAAGCCTATAACGATGTAAATATTGCAATTAAATTAAATCAAAATAATGGAATACTATACAGTTTAAGAGGTCTATTAAATGAATATTTAAATAAATATAATGATGCAATTATCGATTATAAAAAATCCATCGAACTTATGCCTGAGTTTATAGCACCCTACAAATCATTACTAAGTATATATTTACAGACTCAAAATTATGAAGCAGGCCTTGAAGTTGCAGATAAAGCTATTAATATTGAACAATCTTGGATATTATATAGTACAAGAGGATATCTATTTTTAATGCTGCAATCATATAATGAAGCAATATCCGATTCTAATAGAGCAATAAAACTAAATTCAGGTTTTGCAGACTCATATCTGACAAGAGGCAAAGCTTATTTAGCCCTAAAAGAATACAAAAAAGCAATTGAAGACTTTGATATGGCTATCAAATTGGATCCGGACAATATTGATAAAATTAAAGAAGATGCCATCGAATACAAAAAACAAGCATACGAAGCCTTGGCTGAAATGGAAGGAAAATAA